A region of the Geomonas subterranea genome:
GTCGTCGAGTCGACTCCCTACGGGATCTACGACGCCTTGGTGCAGAGGCTGGGCTAAAGAGGGAAGGCAAAAGAAAAGAGCCGGAGAGGATGCCCCTCCGGCTCTTTTCTTTTATGGCTCTTTCTTTTAGCGGCTCATGGCGTCGATGACGTCGAAGTCGAAGACGCTCTCGGCCGTGGACTTGATGAGATCGATCTTCTCGGTGTCGTCCGCCGTGATCTTCGATACATGCTCGGTGAGGGTGATGAAGGTCTCCGCGGTGTTCTGCGACGTGCGCAGGTACGGGATGTTGCTGTCATCAAGGATCCGTTGGGTGATCGCCGAAACCGGGGCCGACCCAGGGATCACGATGCCCGCCAGCTTGCGCCGGTAGGCCGGGATGTTGTAGAGGGCGGACGCGGTGACGATCAGCTCGTCCCTGGAACTCGTGGTGATCAGCAGCGTGGAGTCCTGCAGGGTGTCGATGACGCGCTGCGATGAAGCGGCCCCCAACTGGATGTGGTTGATGATGCGGTTCTTGCCGTCCTGGTCTCCCTGCAGCGGCAGCTTCAAAAGCTTGGAGAGGTCGAGCAGGGTGGGGTTCGCCAGGGTGGGCGAGTAGTCGAAGGCGCCGGCCACATTCTGCTGGCGGCTCTCGAAGAACGTCCTCAGGTAGCCCAGTGTCTCCTCGCGCTTGTTGGCCAGAAGCTTGTTCACGAGGACCAGCTTCACCTCCGCACCCTGCTGCTGGAACAGGGAGAGGTTCAACTGCACCGAATCGATGACGCAGCCGATGCCGCCGCTTGCGACCATGATGACCGGGGCGTCGAGGGTGCGGGCGATCTGGGCGTTGTTGATGCCGACCACCGAGCCGACCCCGCCGTGGCCGGACCCCTCGATGATCAGGAAATCGTTCTTCGCTTCAAGCTCGCTACAGGCGTTCTTGATGGCCTCGAGAGGAGCTTCCGGAGCGATCTCCCCGGAGAGGTACCTTTTCGTGTACCCCTTCCCCACGACGACCGGCGACATGAGCTTGCGGTCCGCCTCCATGCCGTAAATGGATGCGATCAGTGCCGCGTCCATGTCCATTTCCACGCCGTCCAGCATGAAGACTTTTGGGCCGATCGGCTTTATGAAGCCCACGCGGGCGTATCTTTTCTTGGCCAGGTGGAGCAGCGACAGACTGATGGTGGTCTTGCCGCAGTGCTGTCCCGTGGCAGCTATGAAGATTTTCTTGCACATACCGTAACCTGAGTTTAGACATAACCTCTTAATACTCGGATTATACTGGTTTCAAAAAAATGGAGCAACATGGTATACGGTACGCAGTTCCCGGCGTAGTAGGACGGTTGGCGCGGCGGACTTTTTACTGGCACACAGGAGGCCGGCTGCAACACTCCCAGATCCCGTTATCCTCTTGACGCTTCCGCCATATTCTGCAATAATCCGCCGGTCCAAACGGCTGTTTGTTTACATCAAATCTTTCTAAGCTTCACCATCACCGACCATAGCGTAGAAAAGGAGCGTAAACGTGAAAAAGATCTGGGTTGTCCTGTCGTCTCTGCTCGTGCTTGCCTGTGCCGTCTCTGCCTTTGCCGGCGACGGTTCCTTCAAGAGGGTCAAAAGCCAGGGTGCTCTGACCATCGGTCTCGATGATGCCTTTCCCCCGATGGGCTACCGCAACGACAAGGGACAGTTGGTCGGTTTCGACATCGATGCAGCTGAAGAAGTCGGCAAGCGTCTCGGCATCAAGATCAACTGGCAGCCGACCGCATGGGACGGCGTCATCCACGCTCTCGACTCCAAGAAGTTCGACTGCATCTGGAACGGCATGACCATCACCGAAGAGCGCAAGAAGGAAGTCGCCTTCACCAAGCCGTACAAGATGGACGGCCAGGTCGCCGTGGTCCGTTTCGCCGACAAGAAGCACAAGAAGCTTGCCGACCTGAAAGGGGCCAAGGTAGGCGTTCAGAAGGGTTCCTCCGCCGTCGAGGCCGTCAAGAAGCTTCCGGCAGCTCCCGCCGAGGTGCGTGAATATGAGGACAACCCGAAGGCGCTGCTGGATCTCGAATCTGACCGCCTCGACACCGTCATTATCGACGACGCCACAGGCCGCGACTTCATCGCGAAGCGTCCCGGCAAGTTCCGCATCCTCCCGGGCAACATCACGAAGGAGCCGTTCGGCGTCGCCTTCCGCAAGGAGGACGTCGAGCTGCGCGAGGCCGTTCAGAAAACCCTCGACAAGATGGTCAAGGACGGCACCATGGCCAAGATCTCCAAGAAGTGGTTCGGCGAGGACATCACCAATCCGAAGAAGTGGAAATAGTTAACGCTTCTCCCTCCCCGTTCGCGGGGAGGGGGACTGCCACAGTTAAATCAGGTGTGCCGATGAAATTTTTTACCGGCAGGGTCGTCAAAAGATCGATCCTGCTTTTTTCATGCTTGCTGTTACTCGTCGCTTCAGTCTCCTTCGCCAAGGATTACGATCAGCTCTTCACCGATGCCAACGACGCCATGGCACAGGGGGATCTCCCCGCCGCGATCGCCCTGCTGAAGAAGGTCGAGTTCGAGAAGGGGGACGAAAGTGGCGCCTTCGTCAGGAGCAGGATGCAGATCGCGAGGCTGCAGTTTGCCCTGAAGGACATGGAGCAGGCGAGTTCCGCCGCGAAGGAAGTCCTTGCTGTCTACCCCGACAACAGCGAGGCGCTGAACTTCCTCGCATCGGTCAAGCAGGAACAGACGCCCCGCTACAAGGTCTTCATCGAGGACTGCCTCCGTTTCCTGCCGCAGTTGCTTAAAGGGGCGGTGATGACCATCACCCTGGTGGTCTGCATCAT
Encoded here:
- a CDS encoding AAA family ATPase, yielding MCKKIFIAATGQHCGKTTISLSLLHLAKKRYARVGFIKPIGPKVFMLDGVEMDMDAALIASIYGMEADRKLMSPVVVGKGYTKRYLSGEIAPEAPLEAIKNACSELEAKNDFLIIEGSGHGGVGSVVGINNAQIARTLDAPVIMVASGGIGCVIDSVQLNLSLFQQQGAEVKLVLVNKLLANKREETLGYLRTFFESRQQNVAGAFDYSPTLANPTLLDLSKLLKLPLQGDQDGKNRIINHIQLGAASSQRVIDTLQDSTLLITTSSRDELIVTASALYNIPAYRRKLAGIVIPGSAPVSAITQRILDDSNIPYLRTSQNTAETFITLTEHVSKITADDTEKIDLIKSTAESVFDFDVIDAMSR
- a CDS encoding amino acid ABC transporter substrate-binding protein codes for the protein MKKIWVVLSSLLVLACAVSAFAGDGSFKRVKSQGALTIGLDDAFPPMGYRNDKGQLVGFDIDAAEEVGKRLGIKINWQPTAWDGVIHALDSKKFDCIWNGMTITEERKKEVAFTKPYKMDGQVAVVRFADKKHKKLADLKGAKVGVQKGSSAVEAVKKLPAAPAEVREYEDNPKALLDLESDRLDTVIIDDATGRDFIAKRPGKFRILPGNITKEPFGVAFRKEDVELREAVQKTLDKMVKDGTMAKISKKWFGEDITNPKKWK